The segment TCCTTTTTGTTCTTAAGCAGGATATAACCTGCACTTACCAATACCAGTAAGGCATAAATAAATAATTGGCCTCCATCGCCTTTAACTTCTACCCCAAGCACGGTTAAATGCATCACAATCGCCCCGGCCATTATTCCAAAAGCCAGCACAGCACCCAGCCAGGCCGTAGCATTAACCAGCAAAAGCACCGAGGCAATCAGCTCTGCTATTCCGGTACCATACCGGCCCCAGGGTTCCATGCCCACAGTTGTAAAGATATAAACCGATTCTTCCGAAGCGGTAAATTTAAAATAGAGGGTTTGCAACATTATTATGGCAGCAATAAGCCGGGCAGCCCAATATATAATTTCATTTATTTTCATGAAGCTAAGTACGGAGCCATCCAGCACAAGGTTTGTCGGGCAGTAGACAAAGTCGCTGA is part of the Cyclobacteriaceae bacterium genome and harbors:
- a CDS encoding DoxX family protein, which translates into the protein MKINEIIYWAARLIAAIIMLQTLYFKFTASEESVYIFTTVGMEPWGRYGTGIAELIASVLLLVNATAWLGAVLAFGIMAGAIVMHLTVLGVEVKGDGGQLFIYALLVLVSAGYILLKNKKEIISLIEKIKR